ATTCCGGAAACAAGCCCGTCTTTGTATTTCTTTTCTTTGAAATGAGAAATGACGGTATCTTTTGTGCAATCCCAGAAATCCTCCTCAACCATTTTATGGATGCCCTCATCTCCAATAATTGCAAAAGTATGGTCTGAAACACCTACATAAAACAGTACGCCGTTGCGCATACTGGTGTTTTGCATACCCAAAAAATTAAAAACCTCCTGGGCTCTTTCGAGCGGAGGTTTTTCAGTATGGTCTTCAATGTGCACCCTTATCTCTCCCGAAGTGTTTCTTTCTGCCTGCGAAATAGCCTGCACGATTTCGTTTTCTTCTTCCCGAG
This portion of the Flavobacterium lindanitolerans genome encodes:
- a CDS encoding TPM domain-containing protein; translation: MSKVEDFLTREEENEIVQAISQAERNTSGEIRVHIEDHTEKPPLERAQEVFNFLGMQNTSMRNGVLFYVGVSDHTFAIIGDEGIHKMVEEDFWDCTKDTVISHFKEKKYKDGLVSGILRAGERLKQYFPFEKDDTNELSNEISKG